Genomic DNA from Deltaproteobacteria bacterium GWA2_45_12:
GGACGGCCATTTTGTGCCCAACATCACCATCGGCCCCTTGGTAGTGGAAGCAATTAAAAAAGTCACCAAACTTCCCATCGATGTCCATTTGATGATTCAAAATCCCCAAAATTATGTGGCTGATTTTATCAAAGCCGGGGCCAATTATGTTTCCATCCATATTGAAGAAGGAACCCACCATGACCGTACCTTGAATTTGATTCGTGAACTGGGCGCAAAACCGGCCATTGCCATCAATCCGGCAACTCCTGTCACTACCCTGGAACATGTCCTGGATTGCGTGGATATGATTTTGGTGATGTCGGTAAACCCGGGCTTTGGGGGCCAAAAATTCATCCCTTACACAAAGGACAAAATACGTACTTTGCGCACCATGTGTGAGGTCCGCAAAAAAGACATCCTTATTGAAGTGGATGGCGGAGTGAAAGAATCAAACATCAGGGAATTATCTGAATTGGGAGTGAATGTCTTTGTGGCCGGCTCGGCCGTTTTTGGCAGCTCAAACTATGCCCAAACTATTGCCACCATGAAAAAAAACATCAGTTAAAATGAGTCAGGATAAAATTTTTAGAAAAGAAGTTTTGGAAGCCCCGGCCTATCACCTAGAGGCTCATGAAGGGGTCAAGCTTGATCAAAATGAATATCCCCTGGATATTCCCGTCACCTTAAAAGCTGAAATCATCGAACAGTTTCTCAAAACCCCCTGGAACCGTTACCCCTTGACAGACCCCGTTCTGCTTCAGAAAAAAATGGCCAAGCAATTGGATGTGTGGCCGGACAACCTGGTTTTTGCCAATGGCTCCAACGTGCTTATTCAGGCCTTGATCATCGCCTCGGCGCTGGGGAAAAAAATCATGGTGTTAGACCCCACTTTTAGTGTTTATGAAATCCAGGGAAAAATGCTTGGGTCAAAAATCATCCGTGTTCCCTTAAACGAAAATGATTTTTCTCTGCCTGTAGATGAGTGCCTTAAAACCATTCACAAAGAAAAACCCCAGATCATTTTTATCGCCAACCCCAATGCTCCCACAGGAAATCTTTTTGATAGCGAAGGTTTGAAAAAAATAGTCAAAGCCGCCCCAGGGCTTGTGGTGATTGATGAAGCCTATTTCCCTTTTTCACAGTTAACTCTAGCAAGTTGGATGAAAGAATTTGATCATCTTGTCATTTTGCGCACCTTCTCAAAAGCCTATGCCCTTGGCGGCTTAAGACTTGGCTATTTGATGGCCGAACCTGAAGTTGCCTACCAGGTAAATAAATGCCTTCTTCCTTTTTGCATCAGCAAGCTGACCTATGTCACGGCACTGACCCTGCTTGACCAACCCAATTATATCCAAGACCATGTCAAAGCCATTCTTTCAGAGCGTGCCCGTGTTTACAAAAACATGGAAACCATCAGCGAAATTAAAGCCTACCCCACTTCCACCAATTTCATTTTGTTTGAACCTAAAAACAAACCGGAACTTTTTGAAAAATTGATCAAAGAAAAAGTGGTCGTTCGCAAGATAAGCGATGGCCGACGCTTTAAAGACGCCCTTCGCGTCACCATCGGCACCAAAGAAGAAAACGACACCTTCCTTATCGCCTTAAAAAAAGCGCTTAGCTAATCATTTAATTCCAGGGAATATCGGCAATTCCTTCACGATGATTGGCCATGCGGGCGGCCATGAAGAGATAGTCGGATAGGCGATTGATATAAACTTCAAAAACATTCTCAAAATCTTCTTCTTTTTTCAAAGCCAGCAAATTTCTTTCAGCGCGACGGCACACCGTACGAGCCAAGTGGAGCTGGCTTGCCCCTTGGGTTCCCCCGGGCAGGATAAACCCCTTCATGGGAGGCAATTCCTTGTCAAAGGCATCAATGGCTTGTTCCAAAAAGGAAACTTTCGAAACGGGAAAATCAGACTTGGCCTTTTGTTTTTTGTGGGTGGGGTTGGCAAGCTTGGCTCCGAGTGCAAAGAGATCTTTTTGCACTTGCGCAAGTTGAGATTTAAGCTCTTGGTCTTTTATGAATGAAAACGCACATCCAATCACCGAATTAAGCTCATCCACATCGCCATAGGCTTGAATGCGGGAATGATTTTTTTTCACCCGTGTCCCATCAAACAAAGAGGTTGTGCCGTCATCCCCGGTTTTGGTATAGATTTTTGTCATAAATTAATAGGTCCTATAAGGCTTATTGGTCTTATTAAACGCTTTTATGTTTGTCAAAACTTTTCCAGTCGGTGCCTTTCAATGCAATTGCACCATTTTGGGCGATGAACAAACCGGTGAAGCCATGGTTATTGATCCCGGTGATGAAGGGCCTCGTATTATTTCTGAACTTCAAAAAAAATCCTTCAAGGTAAAGTATATTATTCACACCCACGCCCACCTCGACCACATTGGGGCCACTCGCCATTTAAAAGAACAAACCGGCGGCACCATTGGCTTGCACAAAGATGATCTTTTTCTTTATGAAAACATTGCCATGCAGGGAGAATTGCTTGGAATGCGCGTGGATCCAAAAGTTTCTCCGGTGGATCATTACCTCCAGCATGGGGACTGCCTTGACTGGGGCGATGATTTAACAACCGAAGTTTTGCACACGCCTGGCCACACACCGGGAAGCCTGACTTTTTTAATGAAAAATGCCATGGCCAATAAAAATCTTCTTTTTGCGGGAGATACTTTGTTCATGGGATCTATTGGCCGAACCGACTTATGGGGAGGGGATTACGATCTTATTTTGGAATCGATCAAAACAAAACTTTTACCCCTATCTGAAGACACTGTTGTTATTTGTGGGCATGGGCCCAACACAACCATCGGGCAGGAAAAAAAATCGAACCCGTTTTTGAAGTAGGGACAATCCTAGGATTGTCCCTACACCCGTATGCAACAATATCTTTCTCTTTTAAAAACCGTGTTAGAAACCGGCGAACGCCGGGAGGATCGCACCGGCACCGGCACTTTAAGCCTCTTTGGTTATCAAATGCGCTTTGATCTTTCACAAGGATTCCCTTTGGTCACCACCAACAAATGCCATTTACGTTCCATCATCCACGAACTTTTGTGGTTTTTAAAAGGCGATACAAACATCCAATATTTGCACGACAACAAAGTGGGCATTTGGGATGAATGGGCCGACAAAGACGGAAACCTGGGACCCGTATACGGTTATCAATGGCGGCACTGGGGAGCCAAGGGAGAAAACAAGGGCATCGACCAGATTTCGCTCCTCATTGAACAAATTAAAAAGACCCCTTCGTCACGACGTCACATTGTCAGTGCATGGAACGTAAACGATGTCGATAAAATGGCCCTCCCTCCATGCCACACTATGTTCCAGTTTTATGTGCACACCGATGGCCGCCTTTCCTGCCAGCTCTACCAACGCAGTGCCGACATTTTTTTGGGCGTTCCATTCAACATTGCCAGTTACGCCCTTCTTACCATGATGGTTGCCCAGGTCACAGGGCTTAAGCCGGGGCATTTTGTCCACAGCTTTGGGGATGCCCATCTTTACTTAAATCATTTGGAACAAACCCAATTACAGTTATCCAGGGAACCCTACCCCCTTCCCCAAATGAAAATAAATCCGGAAATAAAAAATATTTTTGAGTTTAAGTTTGAAGATTTCAGGTTAGAGAACTACAATTCGCACCCGGCTATTAGTGCGCCGATTGCTGTCTGACGCGTCGGACTTGTCGGGCTCGTCAGACTTTAAAAATGCTCTCCATTATCGTGGCCATGAGTCAAAACGGGGTGATTGGCAAAAACAATCAGCTTCCATGGCATTTATCCGAAGATTTGAAACGGTTTAAAACCCTTACCATGGGGCAGGCCATCATCATGGGCCGGAAAACCTTTGAGTCGATCGGAAAACCGCTTCCCGGAAGAACCAACATCGTCATCACAAGAAACAAAAAATATACGGCCCAGGGAGTCATCCTGGTCTCAAGCCTTAAAGAAGCCCTGGAGAAAGTGCCAACCAATACCGAGGCTTTTGTTATTGGGGGGGCCGAGATTTACAAAGAAGCCCTTCCCCACGCCCAAACCATTTACCTCACCCGCATTGAAAAAGAAGTGGAGGGAGATACTTTTTTCCCTGTACCCCATCTTGAAAATGATTTTAAAGCGGCAGACACCTCAGCCATTTTTCTTTCACAAAAAGAACATTTCTCCTATTGTTTTATCACCCTCAAACGAAAGGAACAAAAATGAAAAGCATCAATTTCTTATTTTTTCTGTTTTTTCTGGCCATTACCGAAGGCATATCCATGCTGGTTTTAAAAACCAGTGCGGCTCTGGGCGAAGCCATGATTATTGCCTCCTTTTTTATATCGTGGCTTTTAGCCATCGCCATCAAAATTGCCGACCAGTGGGAACGCATCATTATCCTGCGGCTTGGAAGCTTTTCATCCGTTAAAGGCCCGGGCGTATGCTTCATCATTCCCATTGTTGATCGTGCCATTTTTGTGGACACACGCACACTCACCGTTGAGATCCCCAAACAACAAGTCATCACCAAGGATAACGTGCCCGTTTCCATCAACGGTGTTGTTTATTTTGCCGTTGTTGATCCATCCGAGGCTGTCCTTAAGGTGCAAAATTACATGTTTGCCATGCTACAATACGCCCAAGCCACCCTGCGCGATGTCATTGGCGGAATGTCACTAGATCAACTTTTGGCTGAGCGGGAAAAGATTGGGAAAGATATTGAGCAAGCCGTCGAACAGGCAAGCAAAACTTGGGGGCTTAAAGTAAGCAATATCAAGATTCAGGATATCGACATGCCGGAAGAATTGAAAAAAATGATGAGTCGTCAAGCCTCGGCGGAACGCGAAAAACGGGCCACCATCACCAAGGCCGAAGGAGACAAAGAAGCCGCCGTCAATCTTTCTCTTGCGGCAACCACCATGGCCAAAAGCCCAGGGGCCATGCAATTGCGCACCCTCCAGACCATTGATGGCCTTGGACCCACAGCTTCAAATACCGTAATCATCGCTCTTCCTTTGGAATTGATAGAAGCCGTGGATGCCTTAAAAGGCGCTTTAAGAAAAGCATAAGCACCATTTTTTTAGGGCAGGTTGATTTGAAGCACATTGTAGAGCGTTATCAGTGATTCTTCGGCCTCGGGCACTTGTTCAAAGTGCGTATGAATGCTGCCATCCGCTTCTACCTCCGCCAACGGCAACCCCTCTAAAGCCAGCATGCACACAGCATAGGAAGGATAGTTTGTTCCAAGGATATCTTCAGCTGAGATGCGGATGTTGTTTCTCTCACGGTTATAAAGGGTGGCACAGCTGGTTCGGCAAGCCCCTACCTTGGACAATAAACGATACAAAAAGATGCTCTCCACTTGGCGCGTCATGTAAGTGTTATAGTTTAAAATCCATCCTGCGGGATCGGTAGTACTTACTCCTTCTCCTTGCTTGATCAGGCGCATTTCAACCGCTTTCTTTAATTCTGCCAAATATTCATGGTCGCCGGGCACGTTGGTAAATGGGTTTGCAACATCATCGGGATAATCCACACAGCCCTCCCGTTTCATCAGGCGCAGAGCCAATCCGAGGAAATCCCCCCTCTGCATGGGGAAATCGGTTTCAAACTCGGGATCAAAACCAAGGGTGGCAAGTACATCATCTTCCAACACACTCGCTTCAGGAAATTCGGTGCGTTCAGGGAACCCATCCAAATAGAACATATGATAATAAATATAGGCACCCTGGGCGCGTGTGACTGTTTGAACACCGTACATCACATCGTTGGGATCGCGATTCTCGTCGAAATCAGGCAGAGCGCCCATCTCGTAGGCATATTTATAATTATCACGTGCAATCCAGTGAGGGGTGGTCAAATTGCCAATATCCGGACCACCATACTGGCTAGCCACCATCCAGAAATAGTTGGAATGGTTCTTGCTAACCTGAATCAGGGATCGTGCGGCCTCCAAAATGGGACGATACAAACCCTGTTCACTTAGCGGGCTCGGGCAGCCGGGCATGGATGGCTTTAATATCCTGCGATTGATGGCAAAATTAAAATACGGGTTCCCCGGGCAGATCCCATTAACTTCCGCCCGCGCCAATTCTCCAAACCCGGCAATATTGATCGGCACTTCAATTTCTTCCTGAAGAGGGAGCGGCTCATCAGGTCGTAGAACACGAGCCCCCAGCGGCACGGGCCAGTAGCCTGCATCCACCAAGACACAAATTTCTGCTTCAAAACGATGCCCGCGTACATCGGCTAAAGCTTGGCACAAACTCTGCCCTTCACCACAGCCGTGGATACTGACTGGCTGACCCAAACCAGAATTGGTACAGGCATCCACATTGTTGGCCACACCATCGCCATCCACATCGTCATCACAGGCGTCCCCTGTTGCATCCCCATCAAAATTATCTTGGGCAGGGTTGGCACTGTTCGGGCAATTGTCGTTTGTATCCAGAACACCATCGGCATCTTCATCATGCCGGCAAGGATCGCCAATGGGATCATTGGGATCAAAGGGGCAGGCGTCTTGCAGATCAGGGACACCATCGCTGTCGGAATCAAGATTGGCGGGAATCACGACAAGTTTTCTTAAACGGTTTCCCATGGGGTCGTAGGTGTAGTTGATTTGAATTCCTGTGTTGTACGCGACATTGGTCAAGCGGCCTAAACGGTCGTAGGTGTAGGTAAGCGAGGCTGCAAACCCTGTTATCGGGAAAAGAAGACTTATGAGAATGAGTAATCGTTTCATATTACCTCGAAAAATAATTCACCAACAAAGCCAGGAGAATAAAACCTACAAATATCGCCCCGTTTAAAAGCCACTGTTTACGGTTTGCCTTGCGGTTTATTCGCCATGAAACCTCCAGCGAAGCAAAATCATCCGGGTGACAAAAGGTTTGTTCCGGCGTTCTATAAGTTTCCAACTCATCTCCCCGGACCCGCGCATTTAGTTTAGTGGCCAAATCAAGCATGACCTGAAGCATTTCGCGTTCAGGGTTCTTGACCAAAATCTCACCGTCTTTCCACATCAAAACAGCTTCTTGATCATCATCCATGAATAATATTTCAAGGCACTCATTGGGAGCCTGCCTTATCTTAAGAGAAGGTATAAACCCCACTGCTTTTTCAACCTCAGTCCGTGAAATTGGTTCTTGATTTTTCCCCTTTGTACGGAGAATTCTAACCAAGTAACTCATTTGCCACTCCTTACAGCTTCACCTGACAAAGACGGTGTTGTTGTAAGAGATTCTATCGCCTCAAAAGATTGTTGGGTCCCTGTAAATACGGTTCCTGCTCCCGAATAAAGGCGCGGGGTATTTACAAGACCTTTGCCCCTTTCATACAGCAAGGGTATTCCTTCACCAAAGGTGGAAGGACCATTGCTGTAGAGCTTCTCATGAGCCTTCCATTGATTAGGTGTTGTCAAATCGGCCCAAACACCGCGGGCATTCCCCCATGTCATATCAGGAGCCAATCCCCCGGCTCCATTAGAGCCTCTAAAAGAATTTTGCGCAGAGCTACTTAAGCTTCCGTCAATGGCATCAGCCACCTGTTTGTGAATTTTTGTTCCTTCCTGTGCGGCATTGGTTGTTACATCGGCCGCTTTCGAGAAATAATGGGCGTTATCAGCAATATGAATTACATCCGATCCAACATTGACTGAATCAACGACGGTATTCCCCGCACGCAAAGCCTTAACTCCTGCACTGACCCCGGCTGGCAAGAAAGGAACAAACGTCGCCCCTACATCGTAAACCAAACCCAACACATCAAGTGCTGCCCAACCCCAATCTCCTTTTTGGATATTGTCCTGCAGCGAATAGACACCCAAGCCAATATTTAAAATATCCCAACCCGTTTCAAAAATCTGGCCCGATGGATCAACATATGAAACAGGATTATTTTCCACATAACCATACAAATTCATTCCCCCAACCAATCCGATCGGATCTCTTGAAATAAACCTGCCGGCCACAGGATCATAATAACGGGCACGCATATGGTAGAGTCCCGTTCCATCGTTTTGAACCCCCAAACGCCCAACATATTGAAAGGGATTTGGTGTATTCCCCGTGCTCCTGTTTAAGCCTCCAAATTCATCGTACAAATAAGTATCGGTCACATTGCCCTGGGGATCTGAGAGGGCCACCGTAGAGCCAAGTGGGTCATAATGATAATAGCGGATTTGCGAGCCATCCGCGGCCACTTTTGCGGCAAGACCCAATCCATACACATAATAATTTTGGATATTGCCAGCATTCGCTTCCGCAACAACATTGCCAAGGACATGGTTGGGATCAATAACAAACTGGGTATGCTGATTTCCTCGGGCCATCAAAACCCTATCGCCATCACCATCATAGGTAAAATCAATCTGCCCTGCTGGTGAAAGAATGGAGCTGAGCTGATTTTTTTCATTAAAATTGTAAGTGGAAAGTCCTGCCGCCTCGGTTTTCCTCGCAAGATTGCCATTGGCATCATAAGAATAATTGTCGTTTGCCCTATTTGTAAGGGCGTTTTCATTATTGTAAGCCGATGCCGAATCTTCTGCAGAAATGAAAGGAAGTAGGGGTTCTTCTTTCTCTACCTGAGTACGCCTTCCCAACGCATCCAAAGTGAATTGATAACTGGAAAGCACTGAATTATCAGGCTTACGATTTATCAAACCAACAAGCCTTGAAGCAGCATCGTAATTGTAACTGCTTTGGTGCCCATTGGGATAACGCATCCCTGTCAGATGACCTGCACCATCATAAGAATAACGGGTCACATTACCCAACCAATCGGTCAGGCTTTCCAATTGGCCCACGGCATTGTAGGCATAATTCACACTCCGGTTTCCAGGATAGGTCATCCGGGTCACAAGTCCGCTTGGGTCATAAAGATATTGCAAAATAAAACCACGGGGGTCCTGCACACGATTCAGGCGATTTAAGACATCATAGATATAATCGGTTCTGCCCATGGCATCCGTTCGCGAGAGACGATTACCCACGGCATCATAGGCGTAGGAAACACNNNNNNNNNNNNNNNNNNNNNNNNNNNNNNNNNNNNNNNNNNNNNNNNNNNNNNNNNNNNNNNNNNNNNNNNNNNNNNNNNAAATTTCCCACAGCATCGTAGGTATAATTTGTGTTTTGGCCCAGAACATCCGTCATTCGTATCAAACGGCCTATTTCATCATGGGAGTAACGGGTATTCTGCCCCAAAGCGTCTGTCACTTGGGTTAATGTTCCTTGTTGCGGGTCATATTCAAATCTCGTGGCATTCCCCAAAGGATCCGTTTGTTGCAAAAGCCTGCCCAGTGCATCGTAAGTCATCTGATAGGTTTGCCCGGCCGCATCGGTAAAGCCCACCGTGTTCCCTTCGGGGTCTGATTGGTAGCGCAACATCTGTCCCAAAGGGGAAGTGATTGTTTGTAAATAGCCCCTTGCATCATAAGTAAAGTTAAAACTGCGGTTTTGGGGATCTGTTTTTCGACTGATTCTATTTAAAGAATCATAAACATAACTGGTTTGACCTCCCAAGGCATCCTGGATGGAGGTGACGAAGTCGTTATTGTTATAAGTGTATAAGGTTGCATTTCCATTTTGATCTGTAACAGTTGTCCGGTTTCCATTGGCATCATAGGCATACCAAACTTGATTGCCAGCAGGGTCGGTAACACGGGTTAGTTGGTCGTTTGCATTGTAATCAAGATCAATTGTTCTATCCAATGGATCAGTCAAGGTTTGCAGTCGTCCTATGGCATCATAGGTGAAAGTGCTCAGCCCCCCTCCTGCATCGTTTGCAGAAACCAAATCAAAACTGTTTGGATCGTAGGCAAAAGTACTGGTATTCCCCAAAGTGTTTGCCACCTGAGTCACCTGTCCCCATTCATTATAACGGTAACGGGTTTCTCGGGGAGCCCCATCCACCGTTTCCAAAAGAGCTGTGAGGTTGCCTTCGGCATCATATTCAAAATCACGCTCATGGCCATTGGGCAAAACCAGATGAATCGGATCATCTGTGAATGGGTCGTAGTCAAATTCTGTAATAGAGCCCAATGGATCAATCATGGAAACCAGATTCCCCCGATTGTCGTATTGGGCCTGCAGGGTATTATCATTACGATCGGTAACTTCGGTGCGTAAATTGTTCTGGTTGTAGCCGTAAAAAATGCTTGACCCCAAGGCATCCCGATTTTCAACTATCCTTAAAGAATTGTCATAAACATGGTGAATCACCAGCCCCATGGAGTTGGTAATGGTGACATGCCCAACCTGTCCCACTTCATAAGCAAACTGATAAACATTCCCCAAAGCATCGGTTTGGTTCACGACACGCCCGTTGGCATCATAGGTATTTCGAACAAGGGCATTTCCTCGCGGATCGGTTATTTGGGTCATGAAGTGCTCGGGAGTGTATTGGTATTGAGTGGCCTGCCCCATGGCATCGGTACTGCGGACAAGATGATTATTGGCATCGTAGTCAAAACGAATCCCCCTCCCCAAAGGATCGGTCACCGAAGAAATCCGGTAGGAGTCTGCCGCCGCATAGGCAAAGGTAAGAATTCTCCCCACCGAATCAGTCGCCGAAATCAGACGATCGCTGGCATCATAATTCAGGGTAATTTGATTTCCCTGCCGATCATTCATCGAAATTAGATGCCCGTTTGATGAAAACCGGAAAATAATTTTTGATTTTGTCAAAAGAAGATAATCATTTTCCTGTCGACTCAAGTTTGAAAAAATTC
This window encodes:
- a CDS encoding ribulose-phosphate 3-epimerase; the encoded protein is MKQKLIAPSILSADFSKLGEEIKAVEKADADWIHVDVMDGHFVPNITIGPLVVEAIKKVTKLPIDVHLMIQNPQNYVADFIKAGANYVSIHIEEGTHHDRTLNLIRELGAKPAIAINPATPVTTLEHVLDCVDMILVMSVNPGFGGQKFIPYTKDKIRTLRTMCEVRKKDILIEVDGGVKESNIRELSELGVNVFVAGSAVFGSSNYAQTIATMKKNIS
- a CDS encoding histidinol-phosphate transaminase, with product MSQDKIFRKEVLEAPAYHLEAHEGVKLDQNEYPLDIPVTLKAEIIEQFLKTPWNRYPLTDPVLLQKKMAKQLDVWPDNLVFANGSNVLIQALIIASALGKKIMVLDPTFSVYEIQGKMLGSKIIRVPLNENDFSLPVDECLKTIHKEKPQIIFIANPNAPTGNLFDSEGLKKIVKAAPGLVVIDEAYFPFSQLTLASWMKEFDHLVILRTFSKAYALGGLRLGYLMAEPEVAYQVNKCLLPFCISKLTYVTALTLLDQPNYIQDHVKAILSERARVYKNMETISEIKAYPTSTNFILFEPKNKPELFEKLIKEKVVVRKISDGRRFKDALRVTIGTKEENDTFLIALKKALS
- a CDS encoding ATP:cob(I)alamin adenosyltransferase yields the protein MTKIYTKTGDDGTTSLFDGTRVKKNHSRIQAYGDVDELNSVIGCAFSFIKDQELKSQLAQVQKDLFALGAKLANPTHKKQKAKSDFPVSKVSFLEQAIDAFDKELPPMKGFILPGGTQGASQLHLARTVCRRAERNLLALKKEEDFENVFEVYINRLSDYLFMAARMANHREGIADIPWN
- a CDS encoding thymidylate synthase; this encodes MQQYLSLLKTVLETGERREDRTGTGTLSLFGYQMRFDLSQGFPLVTTNKCHLRSIIHELLWFLKGDTNIQYLHDNKVGIWDEWADKDGNLGPVYGYQWRHWGAKGENKGIDQISLLIEQIKKTPSSRRHIVSAWNVNDVDKMALPPCHTMFQFYVHTDGRLSCQLYQRSADIFLGVPFNIASYALLTMMVAQVTGLKPGHFVHSFGDAHLYLNHLEQTQLQLSREPYPLPQMKINPEIKNIFEFKFEDFRLENYNSHPAISAPIAV